In one Methanobrevibacter arboriphilus genomic region, the following are encoded:
- a CDS encoding AbrB/MazE/SpoVT family DNA-binding domain-containing protein, which translates to MKLIAETKVQTNAYATLTSVPALIKSAMNIEKGDKLVWTLDPKEDNLTIKVVKADES; encoded by the coding sequence ATGAAATTGATAGCAGAAACAAAAGTACAAACAAATGCATATGCTACTTTAACAAGTGTTCCAGCATTAATCAAAAGTGCTATGAACATTGAAAAAGGAGATAAGTTAGTATGGACTCTTGACCCAAAAGAGGATAATTTAACTATTAAAGTAGTTAAAGCTGATGAATCATAA